The following DNA comes from Gemmatimonadota bacterium.
TGCGATATCAGGGCACCGGGCTCGCGCTTCGGCTCACCTCTTCCGCGCCGGTCACGGCCCTGCTCGAGGAGCGGCCGCTGGTCGTCGATGGCCCGATCACGCTGATTCTTGGCCCCGACGAAACCATCGACGAGTCGATCAACGAACTCGGGCGGCGCCTCGCCGAACAGACGACGCAGTACTGGCGCGACTGGGTGCGCAGTCTCGCGATTCCGTATGAATGGCAGGAGGCGGTGATCCGTGCTGCCATCACCCTCAAGCTGAACACCTTCGAGGATACCGGCGCCATCGTTGCGGCAGTCACCACGTCGATCCCGGAGGCGCCGAGCAGCGGCCGCAACTGGGACTACCGCTACTGCTGGCTGCGCGACGCGTATTTCGTGGTGGGCGCACTGAACCGGCTCGGGGCGACGCGCATCATGGAGCGCTATCTCCGCTACATCGTGAACGTGGTCGCCGGGTCGCCGAACGCCGAGCTGCAGCCGGTCTATGCCGTAAATGGTGGGGTTGTCCCCGACGAAATCATCTGTGACACGCTTGCGGGTTATCGCGGCATGGGACCGGTGCGCCTCGGCAACCAGGCCTCCGCCCAGGTGCAGCATGATGTCTATGGCGCGGCGATCCTCGCCGCGAGCCAGATGTTTGCCGATCGCCGGCTGGCGCATCCCGGGGACGACGCGCTGTTCCGGTTGCTGGAACGGCTGGGAGACCGCGCGGTCGCAAGCTTCGATCAACCTGACGCCGGCATCTGGGAGCTGCGCGGCATCGCCCGCATCCACACTTACTCATCCGCGATGTGCTGGGCGGCCTCTGATCGGCTCGCCCGCATTGCGCGACGACTCGGGCTGGGTGAGCGGGCGGACCACTGGAGGGCAGAGGCGGACCGAATCCGTGACGTCATCCTCCGGCGCGCATGGAACGCCGATCTCGGGAGCTTCACCTCGACCTTCGACGGGAAAGACCTTGACGCAGCCCTGCTCCACCTGCATGCGATCGGTCTTGTCGCGGGAGACGACCCGCGCTTCATCGGCACCGTGGACGCGATCGATCGGCAGCTGCGACGGGGCGATTTTCTGTTGCGGTATGATGAGCAGGACGACTTCGGCTACATGACCAGCGCGTTCCTGGTATGTACCTTCTGGCATATCGAAGCGCTGGCGGTGATCGGACGGCACCAGCAGGCGCGGCTGCTCTTCGAGAAGGTCCTGACCTATCGCAACCGGCATGGGCTGTTCGCCGAGGACATCGATCCGGCGACGGGCGAGCAGTGGGGCAACTTTGTCCAGACCTACAGCATGGTCGGGGTGATCAATTGTGCCCAGCGCCTTTCCCGCTCCTGGGAGGACGCGCCCTGACGCGCCCGCGCGCGCCCAGGTTCTTCTCCGCAATCGCATAGAGAATCAGCAGGAAGCCCACCACACGCAGCAGGTACGCCAGGCCGCGGCGCGGATCATCGACCTCGATCAGGTCGGCCAGGGCCTGATTGAGGGCGAGCAGCAGGAATGCCCCTGCGAAGCTCAGAAAGAGCCGGTCGCGCGTCCGCCGCCAGAATTTCAGGAAGAAGACGCCGGCGATGATGTAGGTCGTCGTGACCGCTCCGGCGAGGAAGGCAATCGCGGCGCTCACCGGCGCGACTCCGACGCCGATTCCCAGATGAAGCCGTAGAGGAGGAAGAGCATTCCCACCAGGGCCGAGGCAAGACGGTAGATCCGCAAGTCGACCGACGGGATCAGGACGAGGTCGACGAAGAGGAGCACGTTGTTGATGGAGAGACCCACGAAGCAGAGGGCGCTCCAGAGCAGCAACCGGCTCCGTTGCTTGCGGTACTCGCGATAGAGAAGGAGCGTGCACAACAGGCACGTCAGGGTCGCCAGCAGGTAGAGAATGACCTTGATACTCTCCATCTAGGGCTTCCTGATCCGGAATGCATTGGCAAAAGTGTCGAGGGCCTTGGCGTCGGCGATCGCATAGATGGTGCGGATCAGGGTGACGGGCCTTTCGTTGTAGGCGCGGACGATATGCTCCGCGGCGATGGCGAGCTCCGGCGTCGAGGGCAGGTACTGGAACCCGGTCGCGGGGTCACCGACCGCGAGCCCGCACGAGCGGAGGGCATCGAGGAACCCCACCACCGTGGGCTGTGCGACGGTGGTGCCCTGCATGGCCGCCCGGACCTCCTGCAGCGACCAGACCCGGTCTGGCGACGAGGAGAGCAGGATGAATACTTCCAGTGCGTCCGTGCTCGGCACGCACGACCGCAACAGCGAGCGGACGTCCTCGCGGTCAAGATCCGCCACGCACGTCCCCTCCGCACGCGCCGGATGCCGATAGACTACTCACGGCGCCTCCCAGGTGAGCCCTCACAATGCAGATTGAACCTGCGTCGCCGCCTTGTCAACTGTGGTGCCGGTCGACCAGAGGGTGTCACCTCGCCCGGATTACGCGTCCTACATCCGGACCTCATTTCCGGCTCGCAGCCGACATCTCAACCCGGAGCATGAATATGGCGAAGAACACCATCTGCGTCTGGTACGACAAGGACGCCGAGGCGGCGGCACGGTTCTATGCCGCGACCTTTCCCGACAGCCGCGTTGACGCGGTGCACAAGGCGCCGAGCGATTATCCCAGTGGCAAGGCAGGCGACACCATCACGGTGGAGTTCACCGTCGCAGGCGTGGCCTGCGTCGGCCTGAATGGCGGTTCGTACTTCAAGCAGACCGAGGCCTTCTCGTTCCAGATCTCGACGGAAGATCAGGCCGAGACCGACCGCTACTGGAACGCGATCGTGGGCAATGGCGGCCAGGAGAGCGAATGTGGCTGGTGCAAGGACAAGTGGGGCGTCTCGTGGCAGATCACGCCCCGCGTCCTCACCGAGGCAATGGCAGCCGGCGGTGAGGAGGCCAAGCGCGCCTTCGACGCGATGATGACGATGAAGAAGATCGACGTCGCCACCATCGAGAAGGCGCGCAAAGGGTGAGCTGAGCTACTTCTTGACCATCACCTGACCACGCGTCTCGCCGTTGGGGTACTTGGCCGTGTGGACATTGACATAGGCATTGCCATTGCCGAGCAGCGTCATCAGCGAGTCGCCGGTGACGCTGGCTGTGGCGCTCATCTTGAGGTCAAAGGTTCCCTCGGCGATGGCGCCGTTCTTTCCCACACCCGACTTGATGTCGAAGGTGAAGACCGGCGGGCCCGCCACGCCGGCCGCACCGACGTGGATATGCGCCGCCGTCGCCGAACCGCTGAGACCGTTCACGCGGACGACGTAGTGGAGCTTGTTGTCTGCCACATGAAACGTGGCCGTCCCGGTAGCGCCGGAGCTGTTCGCAGGAGTTTCCTGGGAGCTCGTCATATTGGCGACGAATTCTGGAGAAGCCGCGGTGCGGGAAGCGGTGCCGGTCCAGGCGGTTCCCACGACGGCGGTGATGGCAAGAAGAATGGCTTTCGGTGACATGGGGTACTCTCGTTGAGAAGTGGTGACGGATGACAGATGACAGATGACAGATGACAGATGACGGAGGCTGCAGCCCCGAGCGCAGGGCATCTGTCATCAACCATCCGCCATCCGTCATCCTGTTTTTCAGGTCAGTATCGCAATCAGGATGATGATCGGAATCGGAACTCCGAGAAACCAGAGCAGCATCGACTTCACAGGAACCTCCAGAGATTGAGTGGGTGAGCGTCAGACGCGCTGGACCAGATCACGAGTGCGGCCACCGAGCGTCGCAGCGAGACTTGCACTGAACGCGCCGACGAGGAGGCCGAGGAAGACCCAGAGCAACGAATGGCCGACGGCATCCTTGGCCGATTCGGCGGCCTTGGCGGCCATCGCGACCACATCGCTGGCGCGCTGTTCACCGGCTGACTGCGCTACGCCGGTCTGCTGGCTGATGATCCGCCCGGCAGCGGCCTTGTCATCGCTCGCAAAGGTTGCCATCAGCAGGGTACGGGCAAGAATGCGTTCGAGCTCGCCGCGCACTTCGGGGGATGCCGGCGCGGCGGCGGGGGTGCTCGGCCGCAGCATCACATCGACGAAGTAGGCGTTGGTCGATGCTTCCTGCCTGGTGTCGGGAGGGGATGCGGAGGCACCGCCGGCGAGTACGGCCGACCCGGCCGCGAGGAATGCAATCGTGCCGCAGAGGGCGAGGCCCCACGCGAGGAAGCCGTGCACGGTATCGCGGAAGTAGGCCTCGTCGCCGTGGATGCCGAGCCAGCGATTGCGGAGGCGGCCGGCGAGGTAGCCGCCGAGACCGCCGCTGATGATCTGCATGATCACCAGCCAGGCGATTGTGGCCATGCCGATGACCTTGGTGGTGTCGCGTGGTGCCGACCATGGGGTCATCGACGAAAGGCCGAGGCCGGCGCCGAGGGCGAGGAGGATGAACGACATCGAGGCGACGACGATCGCCCCGCCGAGCACGGCGCTCCAGCTGATACCGGTACTGTAGGTGTGATCGTCGAACGCCGGGGCAGGACGCAGCCCGGTGTCGGCGAGAGACGGATAGGGAGCAGGATTCATGGGAGTGACCCAGGGTTGAAGGACCAGAGGATGCCGAGGCATCGGTGTGCTCTCGGTGACGGTCTCCTCTGCCATCGTTACACATCGCGCGTTCGCCCTGCTGTGTCGCGCGGCTCCACAGGGAGCGTCCTACTCACGAAGCGATCGGAATTTCTCCAACGTGGATGTGCAGCATGACCGACAAGACCAAGCCCGAGCCCAAGTTCGACAAGGCGAAGGAAGAGGCGAAGGAAGAGAAGGCGCAGACCATCCGGAAGCAGCACGCGCACGATGCGCCGGAGACGCGGAACACCGAGAATCGTGGCCGGACGGCGTCGAATCGGGGGAAGTGAGGAAAAGCAGGATGATGGATGACGGAGGACCGATGACCGATGACCGATGACAGATAATGGATAGGCGAGGGAACCGCTGGCGCCGGATCGGGCGGGCGCTGCTCGCGATCCTCTTCATCGGCGCGGGCATCCTGCACTTCACTCGGCCCGCTGCCTACATCGGCATCGTGCCCTCGTACCTTCCGGCGCATGCATTCCTGGTGGCTCTCAGCGGCGTCGCGGAGATTGCTGGCGGGGTCGGATTACTCATCCCCGCCACCCGTCGTGCAGCAGGCTGGGGACTGCTGCTCCTGCTCATCGCGGTCTTCCCTGCCAACATCGAGATGCTGCGACTCTATCGCGCACGCGGCGTTCCCTTCTGGGGCGAAGCGCTGCTCTGGTTGCGGTTGCCGCTGCAGCTGGTGTTGATGTGGTGGGTGTGGCGGGTGAAGGATGACCGATGACCGATGACCGATGACAGATGACAGATGACGGAGTTTGTCATCCTGAGCGGCCTGCCCTGAGCTCGTCGAAGGGTAGTGAGCCGGAGGCGAACGCAGTCGAAGGGGCGACACTCAACGGGGCAGAGATTCAGCGCCGCTCCTCATCCAGCGCCTCGGCCTCTTCCGCCACCTCGGCAGCCGCGAGGGCGCGGTCGCGGAGGGCATCGTGTGTATCCGAGTCGGAGTACTCGGCCGACAATGCAAGATCGAGTGCCACACGATAGAGCATTGGAAGGTCACTGATTGGCACCCGACCGTCGCGCTCACGACGGAAACCCTCGAGTGAGCGGAGCAGGCCGGGAAGGCCACCGACGGCCTGCAGCAATCCGTAAGCTTCCCTTGTGATCGCCTCGATGCGTACCATCGCCTTGAAATCTTCCGGGCTCCCAGTCCCGCCATACAAAAACCGATACACTCTCGCCACGTCGGGCCCGGACAGCGGGCGACCGTCAGGCAAGTCGTACAGGGTGACATTGGTTGCTTCTGGTGCCCAGGAGATGGTCACGTCGGGAATCGCGACCTGCGAAATGCGAAGCCGCCGCCCATTGGCCAGTGTGAATCGGAGAATGCCGACCTTTCGCCGGATCAGCGGTTCGAGAAAGAAGAAGTACGGGAGCATCGCGGCCATTCCGAAAAGCCCGTACTTGAGGTGGTCCCATCCGGCGACGAAGTAGAGCCAGACCGTGGCCACAAGTGCGAGGGTGGCACTGACAGGCAGCGTACCTCGCCAGGTGCGCTCACCGTACATCTTCTTGGAAAGCGCCGTGACGAACGCGACCAGCGCATAGAGCTGTATCATCCCTATCGGCACGATCCAATCGCCGTTGCTTGACCAGAAGAGCACTCCCAGGACAGCGAGCCCGGTCACTCCGAGGAGGAATGGCACCCATCGAAGCTGTCGCGCGCGTCGGTCGGCCTCTCGCTTCAGGCGCAGCGCCGCACGGCTCGGCTCGCTGTCCTCGGCAGGCGGTCCAAGTCGCAGCAGTTCCAGTCGGTCGCTGACGCGAGCTGGAGCCAAGGCAAGTTGGGGCAGCGTCGCCGGCACCGCCGATGCAAAGCGCGCTTCAATCTCCGGCAGCGCCGCGGCCGAGGCCTCGGGGCCGAGGAGGTTCCACTCCTCGCAGGAGGCGCAAATGCGCCAGACCCGGCGATGGGCCGGGTCGAAGGCGATCTTGCTGGCATCGGGGATCGAGGCGAGTTCGCGATTGGCCGCGAAGGGCTTGCCGCATGTGATGCAGGTCGAAGGGGTGGGGGGCATGCCAGGAATCTAGGGGATCTCCCGCCGCCGCGAAGACCGGTGCCGCGCAAGCGCGGCACCACCGGTCAGCTCGAGGCGAGGCAGGTATCGCCCATCGCCCATCGCCCATCGGCTAGTCCTTGATGCCGTCTCCGTTTTCGTCGCGGAAGACGTGAAACGACGCGCGGATATTCTGTTCGATTCGCGAACGACCCTGCTGCGTCAGTGTGAGCGGGTTCACGAGCGAGGCGCCCCCGTCGGCGAGGAACCAGTCGCGCACGTCGAGCTTCAACGTGAGCGCGGTGACGTCGCCGCCCGTTACCTCGATCACTTGCGGGAAGGCGATCTCGACCACCGAGGTCAGCGGAGTGGTGAACGTGAACGGAGTGGTATTGAAGGTGCCGGTTACCCTGATGCTGACGCCGGAGAAGTCGGGATTGGCCGAGAGAAAGGCGGCGTCCTTCGAACCGGCCGGCTTGTGGATCTGCAGTGTCATCTTGTCGTAGGTGCCGATCGGGACGTCAGCCGTGAAGCTCGCCGCGACTCCGGCGATGAGTGGCGGGGCGATCAACATCGGGCCAAGCCGGAGATTGGAACACTCGTCCGTGCCCGCTTCATCGGCATCGGTGCCGCTGGTTTCGTCGACCACCGGTGTCGGACAACTGCCGTTGACTCGCTGCAGCTTGATCTTCCGCGCCACCAGCTGCACATCCTCGATCAGGATGACGTCACCCCCGAGCGTGACGCTGAGGCCAGGGGCCATCAATGACGCACCGCTGCTCCCGGCCGGAATGGTTGAGAGTTTGAGGGCAACTCGCCCCGTGTTGTCGGAGGACGAAGTACCCGAACAGCCGGCGGCCGCGGCGGCAAGCAGGAGCAGCGGCGAGAGAGCTGCGAACGATCGCATGGGAGGACTCCTGAGAGGGCACTGATTGATTCCTTGGTAGTAACGCCTGCGAGGGCCTCCACCAGCACACTGACTAGAAGTCATACAGGGACGCGGGGATTCGGGAATTTGTCATCCTGAGCGAAGCGAGGGAGCCGGAGCTCCGCCCCCTCGCTTCGCTCAGGGTGACAGACTGATCCCCCTCCCTCCCTTCTCCGTTACCCGTCACCCATCACCCTCCGAAACCAACCATCCCAACGCCCGTATTGTCTAAGACTCTTAATAAAGCTCCTTTACCCGGACTTCCCCATGCCCCTCCCAGTCGTCAAAGGGACCCTCGATGTCCTCGTCCTCAAGGCCCTCTCCTGGCAGCCGATGCACGGCTTCGAGGTGACCGCCTGGCTCGAGGCCCGGAGCGGCAAGCGGCTCGCCCTCGAAGACGCCGCCCTCTATCAGGCGCTCTACCGGATGGAGAAGAAGGGGCTCGTGAAGGCCGAATGGGGTGTCACCGAGCACAATCGTCGGGCCCGCTACTACCGCGTCACAGATCTGGGTGCCGAGCAGTTGCTTCAGCAGATGAACGACTGGCTCGAGTATGCCGACACCGTGACCAGCATCCTCACTGACCCGCACCCAGCGCGCTGACCGATGCCATTTCTCCGCCCCGGGATCCGCAAACTCCTCCGCCTCGGCGATGGTCGCGAAGTAGATGACGAGATCGCGCTCCATCTCGAGTTGCGGATCGAGTCGCTGATGCGCGATGGCCTCACGCGCGAAGAGGCAGCCGCCGAAGCCGCGCGACTCTTCGCCGCGAGCGATGCATCACTCCGCGCCCTTCACGCCACCGCCAACGACCGAGACGACCGGATGCGGCTGCACGAACGCCTTGAGAGCGCGCGCCAGGACCTGCGCTACGCCGCGCGCCGCCTGCTCCGCGAGCCCGCCGTCACTCTCTTCATGGTGCTCACCCTCGCCCTCGGCATCGGCGCCAACGTCACCGCCTTTTCGCTCATCGACCGGATTCTATTGCGAGGGCCGGAGCACATCGTTGATGGCGATGGCCTCTCGCGGATCTTCCTGCACACGCAGGGGCCGCCGTTCGGCGAGCAGACGATGGGGTGGATTCCCTACCCCATCTATTCCGCACTGCGCACCTCGATGCAGGGCGCGACCGCGATGGGTGCCTATCGCGTTGACGACCGGATGATCGGTATCGGCGCCGCCGCCCGGCCACAGCGCGTCGGCACCGCCGATGGCGCGTTCTTCCCGCTGCTCGGTGTCAAGCCGCTGCTCGGGCGCTTCTTCGGTCCGGCCGACGAGGCCGAGGGTGGCGCGACGCTCGCGGTGCTGAGCGAAGCGACCTGGCGGAATGACTATGGCGCCGATCCGAATGTCGTGGGCAAGAGCTACACCTCGAGTGACATTGTGCACACGATCATCGGTGTCGCGCCGGCGGGATTCACTGGCGCGTCACTCGGCCGAGTGGATGCGTGGACGCTGATCAGCGAGAACGGCAAAGGAGCGAGCAAGCGCTCAAACAACTGGAACATCATCGTTCGTCGCAAGCCGGGTGTCACCGCCGCAGTGATTGGCAGTGAGGCCGATGCGATCCATAGCCGCAATCCGGATGTCGGCCCCAAGTGGACGCGCGACGTGAAGCTCCTCGCGGCACCGATCAGTTTCGACGACACCGCCCGCCCCGCGCTCGAGAGCGTGCTCGCGCGCTGGCTCGGCGCGATCTCGCTGATCATCCTGCTGATTACCTGCGCCAATCTCGTGAACCTGCAACTCGCGCGGCTCGCGCGTCGGCAGCAGGAGCTGGGCATTCGCGTGGCACTTGGTGCCGGGCGTTCGCGTGTGGTGCGACTGCTGGTGCTCGAAGGGATGCTGCTCGCGGGAGCTGGTGGTGCCGGGTCACTGCTGGTAGCGCGGCTCACCGAGCCTGTGCTGCGGCGGGTGCTCTTCCTCAATGCGGGGTGGAGCAGCACGGTGGTCGATGGTCGCGTGCTGCTTGCGGTGGCAGCAATCACCCTGCTCACGGCGCTGGTGGTGGGGGTGATTCCCGCGCTGCGTGCCGGCGGCACCGGATTGACTGCATCGCTCAAGAGTGGCGTGCGGGTGAGTGGTGGCCGGTCACGCGTCCGGTCGGCACTGACGGTGGTGCAGGCAGCGTTGAGTGTGCTGCTGCTGGTGGGAGCGGGGTTGTTTCTGAGGTCTCTCGCGCAGGTGCGTGCGCTCGATTTGGGCATCGATGCCGAGCATGTGATTGTGGCCGAGGCGCAATTTCCGGCGAGCGCGGGGCCGTTCGAGGAACGTTCGGCGCTCGAGCGGTCGCGCTATCGCGAGTTACTCGAGGCGGTGCGTCGCGAGCCGGGTGTGGAGCGTGCGGCGCTCACGATCGGGCTGCCGTTCTACGGGTCGTTTGGTGTGGGGATCTGGGTGCCCGGAATGGATTCGATTCCTCAATTGCCGGGGGGCGGACCGTACATCACCGCGGTGAACAGCGAGTATTTCGCGACGATGGGGACGCGTCTCGTGCGTGGCCGAGTCTTTGGTGATGCCGATCGCGAAGGGAGTGATCCGGTGGTGATTGTGGGTGAGGCGATGGCGCGGATGCTCTGGCCCGGCAAGGATGCGCTGGCGCAGTGTCTCACGCTCTTCGAGAAGACGGCGCCGTGTGCGCGGGTGGTGGGTGTCGTGGCCGACATTCATCACAGCGGCCTGCACGAAGAGGCCTCAATGCAATACTACGTCCCGATTGGTCAGGAGCGCGGCTTCAGCGGGATGTCGCTGGTGGTGCGGCCGCGGGATGGGGTGGCGTTGAGCTGGCCGGCGCTGAAGGCGACGCTGATGCGGGCGAATGCCGGCATTGCCGCGATCGATGTGAAGAAACTCGGCACGGCGCTCGACGGGGAGTTGCGGCCGTTGCGACTCGGGATGATCACCTTCGGGCTGAGCGGCGCGCTCGCGCTGGTGGTCGCCGCGCTCGGCCTCTACTCGGTGATGGCGTATATGGTCGCGTGGCGGACGCACGAGATCGGGATCCGGATGGCGCTCGGTGCGACGGAGGGGTCGGTCGCGTGGCTGGTGGTGCGCAGCGGGGCGATTCTGGCTGGCAGCGGCGTGATCATCGGGCTCGGGTTGGCGTACGCGGGGCGGAAGCTGATCCAGCCGCAGCTCTTTGATGTCTCGGGGAGTGATCCGCTGGTCTTTGGCGGGGTGGCGGCGGTGATCCTGGGGGTGGCGTTGCTGGCGGGGTGGTTGCCGGCGAGACGGGCGGCGCGGATCCGGCCGACGGAGGCGTTGCGCGCCGAGTAGCCCGGAAAGGTTGTCACCCTGAGCGAAGCGAGGGGGCGGAACTGCTTTGTCGCCCCGGGCCATCGGGCAGCCGGGTGAATGGAGAAGCGACGCCTGGGGCCCCCGAGGTCGTGTGGGCCGGACCGCAGTCGGAGCACCTCGGGCCGCACCCGTGGCGCCCAAGCCCGGCTTCGGGCATATTAGGCGCCGCAGGATTGGGGTCCGTAGCTCAGCTGGATAGAGCGCTTGCCTCCGGAGCAAGAGGTCGCGCGTTCGAATCGCGCCGGGCCCACTAACGAAGTTCATATCCCACCGTACGTTACGTTCGGTGGGATTTTGATTTCGATCTCCCACGGAACCCGTGGTGCCAAGGTGTGGTGCCAAAGTTGAGCCCGCTGCCCCGACACCCCAGATTCAATGTCCGCCAGCCGGACATCTCCCCCCATGTCAGGACCATATGGCCGCCGACCTCGTAGCAGTCGAAAAACATCTCTGGGCCGCCGCTGACGAGCTCTGGGCCAACACTGGTCTTAAGCCTGCGGAGTTCTCCACCCCCGTTCTCGGGCTCATCTTCCTGCGGTATGCGGACAAGCGGTTCACCGAACTGACTCAGACTTGGGCTAGGGAGGGGACGCCAACGGATGAGATCGAAGCCGTGGATTACCAGGCGGAAGGTGTGCTCTTTCTGCCGGACGAGGCCCGCTTCTCCCACTTGGTGGGGCTCACCGAGGGGAGCAACCTGGGCAGGGCCATCACGATTGCGATGTCGTTGGTCGAAGAGTACAACCCAGAACTGAAAGGTGTCCTCCCCCGCGGCTACAACCTCCTGCCAAATGCGACGCTGGGTGAGCTGCTCCGTTTGTTGGCGCCGTTGGACTTGGAGGGCGATGCCTTCGGAAAGGTCTACGAATACTTCTTAGGCAACTTCGCCCTTAAAGAGGGACAGAAAGGCGGGGTCTTCTACACTCCACCCAGCATAGTCAGGCTGATCGTCGAGATCCTACAGCCGTTCCACGGTCGAATCTTCGACCCTGCTTGCGGCTCAGGGGGGATGTTCGTGCAATCGGCCGCTTTCGTACAGCGCCATCAAAAGAATGCGACGCGGGAGCTCACCGTGTTCGGGACCGAGAAGGCCAGCGACACCGTGAAGCTGGCCAAGATGAATCTCGCGGTTCACGGGCTGTCAGGGGACGTCCGCGAGGCCAACACTTACTACGAGGACCCCCAGAAGGCGGTGTCGAGCAAAGGTGGTCGATTTGATTTCGTGATGGCCAACCCGCCATTCAACGTATCCGGCGTCGATAAGGACAGGCTGAAGGATGACCCCCGCTTCCTGCTTGGGCTGCCGACTACCGACAACGCGAACTACCTGTGGATCCAGCTTTTCGGGGCCAGCCTTAACCAGAACGGCCGTGCCGGCTTCGTCATGGCAAACTCAGCCGGCGATGCGCGTGGCAGCGAGCAGGACATACGCAAGAAGCTGATCCAGAGCGGAGTGGTAGACGTGATCGTCACCGTGGGCTCCAACTTTTTCTACACGGTCACACTCCCCTGCACCCTATGGTTTTTCGACCGCGCGAAGGCACGCGGGCCGCGCAGAGACAAGGTCTTGTTCATCGATGCTAGGCCGTTCTTTGTGCAGGTAAGCCGGGCCATTCGAGAGTTCGCTCCTGCGCAGTTGGAGCTCCTGGCCAACATCGTGCGACTGTACCGCGGGGAGGAACCGGAGTACGACCAAGGAAGCAAGGCGATGGTGAGCGAGCACTTCCCCGGCGCGACGTACACGGACGTTGCCGGTCTCTGCAAGGCCGCTACCCTAAATGAGATCGAGGCCAATGGTTGGAGCCTGAATCCGGGGAGGTATGTCGGCATCGGTGCTCGCGCCGCCGATGAATTCGACTTCGCAGAGCGACTCCAGGAATTGAACGAGGAGCTGCAGAAACTGGATCTGGCGGCAATTCCGCTTCGGGAAGCCATCGACCAGGGAGTACAGGAGTTGCTCGCATGAGCTGGATGCGCGGCCGGCTCGGTGATTTGGCGGATCTCTCCCTCGGGAAAATGCTCGACAAAGTAAAGAATAAGGGAGTGTTGCGCCCATACCTAGCCAACGTAAACGTGCGATGGGGAGCGTTCGACTTATCGGCACTCCGAGAAATGCGGTTCGAAGAGCGCGAGCTCGAGCGGTATGGGATTCGGAGTGGCGATATCGTGATGTGCGAGGGTGGCGAGCCGGGGCGTTGTGCCATTTGGCGCGAACAACTCCCTGGGATGATGTTGCAGAAGGCGCTGCACCGTGTGCGGGCGGGGGCCGGCATCGACCACAGATTCCTCTTCTATAGCCTGACACATAAAGGGCAGACACGGGCCCTCGACCAGTACTTCACCGGATCAACCATCAAGCACCTCCCCAACGAAAAACTGGCTCTAGTTGAAGTCGAATACCCTCCGATCGAAGAGCAGCGTCGAATCGCTGACATCCTTTCGGCTTACGACGACCTGATCGACAACAACACGAGGCGGATCGTTATCCTGGAGGAAATGGCTAAGCGCACCTTCGAGGAGTGGTTCGTCAGGTTCCGCTTCCCGGGGCACGAGCGAGTGCGAATGCGCGCTTCGGACGATGGCCTTGTTCCGGAAACCTGGGAACGATCGCATCTGAGCGATCTCTGCAAGTCCATTGAAGACGGTGATTGGGTCGAATCGAAGGATCAGGGGGGTGAGGACTTTCGGCTGCTCCAAATTTCCAACGTCGGGATCAACCGCTTCGTTGAGACAGGTAACTACCGGTTTATTTCTCGGGACACCTTCACACGGCTCCGTTGCCGCGAGATCGTGCCTGGTCAGAT
Coding sequences within:
- a CDS encoding ABC transporter permease codes for the protein MPFLRPGIRKLLRLGDGREVDDEIALHLELRIESLMRDGLTREEAAAEAARLFAASDASLRALHATANDRDDRMRLHERLESARQDLRYAARRLLREPAVTLFMVLTLALGIGANVTAFSLIDRILLRGPEHIVDGDGLSRIFLHTQGPPFGEQTMGWIPYPIYSALRTSMQGATAMGAYRVDDRMIGIGAAARPQRVGTADGAFFPLLGVKPLLGRFFGPADEAEGGATLAVLSEATWRNDYGADPNVVGKSYTSSDIVHTIIGVAPAGFTGASLGRVDAWTLISENGKGASKRSNNWNIIVRRKPGVTAAVIGSEADAIHSRNPDVGPKWTRDVKLLAAPISFDDTARPALESVLARWLGAISLIILLITCANLVNLQLARLARRQQELGIRVALGAGRSRVVRLLVLEGMLLAGAGGAGSLLVARLTEPVLRRVLFLNAGWSSTVVDGRVLLAVAAITLLTALVVGVIPALRAGGTGLTASLKSGVRVSGGRSRVRSALTVVQAALSVLLLVGAGLFLRSLAQVRALDLGIDAEHVIVAEAQFPASAGPFEERSALERSRYRELLEAVRREPGVERAALTIGLPFYGSFGVGIWVPGMDSIPQLPGGGPYITAVNSEYFATMGTRLVRGRVFGDADREGSDPVVIVGEAMARMLWPGKDALAQCLTLFEKTAPCARVVGVVADIHHSGLHEEASMQYYVPIGQERGFSGMSLVVRPRDGVALSWPALKATLMRANAGIAAIDVKKLGTALDGELRPLRLGMITFGLSGALALVVAALGLYSVMAYMVAWRTHEIGIRMALGATEGSVAWLVVRSGAILAGSGVIIGLGLAYAGRKLIQPQLFDVSGSDPLVFGGVAAVILGVALLAGWLPARRAARIRPTEALRAE
- a CDS encoding class I SAM-dependent DNA methyltransferase; translation: MAADLVAVEKHLWAAADELWANTGLKPAEFSTPVLGLIFLRYADKRFTELTQTWAREGTPTDEIEAVDYQAEGVLFLPDEARFSHLVGLTEGSNLGRAITIAMSLVEEYNPELKGVLPRGYNLLPNATLGELLRLLAPLDLEGDAFGKVYEYFLGNFALKEGQKGGVFYTPPSIVRLIVEILQPFHGRIFDPACGSGGMFVQSAAFVQRHQKNATRELTVFGTEKASDTVKLAKMNLAVHGLSGDVREANTYYEDPQKAVSSKGGRFDFVMANPPFNVSGVDKDRLKDDPRFLLGLPTTDNANYLWIQLFGASLNQNGRAGFVMANSAGDARGSEQDIRKKLIQSGVVDVIVTVGSNFFYTVTLPCTLWFFDRAKARGPRRDKVLFIDARPFFVQVSRAIREFAPAQLELLANIVRLYRGEEPEYDQGSKAMVSEHFPGATYTDVAGLCKAATLNEIEANGWSLNPGRYVGIGARAADEFDFAERLQELNEELQKLDLAAIPLREAIDQGVQELLA
- a CDS encoding restriction endonuclease subunit S, coding for MSWMRGRLGDLADLSLGKMLDKVKNKGVLRPYLANVNVRWGAFDLSALREMRFEERELERYGIRSGDIVMCEGGEPGRCAIWREQLPGMMLQKALHRVRAGAGIDHRFLFYSLTHKGQTRALDQYFTGSTIKHLPNEKLALVEVEYPPIEEQRRIADILSAYDDLIDNNTRRIVILEEMAKRTFEEWFVRFRFPGHERVRMRASDDGLVPETWERSHLSDLCKSIEDGDWVESKDQGGEDFRLLQISNVGINRFVETGNYRFISRDTFTRLRCREIVPGQILIARMPTPIGRAWLVTPKPWKMITAVDVAIAEAEVSRTSPEFLLHFLNSEATLAAFATQASGTTRLRITRRQIAAMRVLAPPPTLAHQFSKVVGPMNALVEVLTRSNEELLVARNLLLPKLITGELEVSAMSVSGTNAP